One window of Triticum dicoccoides isolate Atlit2015 ecotype Zavitan chromosome 5A, WEW_v2.0, whole genome shotgun sequence genomic DNA carries:
- the LOC119301789 gene encoding uncharacterized protein LOC119301789, translated as MLSDELLRSLSRSRSTSPPNSPMPRAPPREHWLDRYYREVEAERTIPFSVRPPTLFPRGAPPSCGSSPSASPPPPPAPEMEAPPTQLPPQGAAGLRRPEYAEVFMPMVVDMAHSRRFSCTLVDPASSSPGDLLRRALEQRAGNPSVGLAASHYGAMMIVFSSESAWEQAMQHFPMSFAGHVITLERLENGENRFGWEYTCFAQLSATGSPLEHWHEGGIRNAFRSIGNVCCIDPLCLNDLEFSAVHLVIRLEHEDDVPHALLVRNFDGDLSTEVGIRRIRFWSVEEDGSFVSSFHFEGDAGSPPRSPRGPHSTGMDDIDTLSLRGFDSLSIEPRPAAPAPIDDFPGAQQSAAMAAFRQGLGRHMAGLLSEPFPPKWCAIFPPATPLFQDEGSDSSISDPASADGHALMLPSPVMLPSELANDDHEHAALKRRGRRKRAVDTDHTGRRSSRLARKEPSLYVKMLDRAKAVKAARFDYSKGSPPPPRCYAGCRHWRQRWRARLPLPSSASGPGGAMWC; from the exons AT GCTCTCCGACGAGCTTCTCCGGTCTCTGTCCCGCTCCCGCTCGACCTCGCCGCCCAACTCCCCCATGCCGCGTGCTCCTCCGCGTGAGCACTGGTTGGACCGCTACTAccgggaggtcgaggcggagcgcaCCATCCCCTTCTCGGTGCGTCCTCCCACTCTGTTCCCGCGCGGGGCCCCGCCCTCGTGTGGCTCTTCCCCGTCCGCAAGCCCCCCGCCCCCGCCGGCTCCGGAGATGGAGGCTCCGCCCACCCAGCTGCCGCCTCAGGGCGCCGCCGGGCTCCGCCGGCCGGAGTACGCTGAGGTCTTCATGCCTATGGTGGTCGACATGGCGCACTCCCGCCGCTTTTCCTGCACCCTCGTCGACCCGGCTTCCTCCAGTCCGGGCGACCTCCTCCGTCGGGCCCTGGAGCAGCGCGCCGGCAACCCCTCCGTCGGTCTTGCTGCCTCCCACTATGGCGCCATGATGATCGTCTTCTCCTCTGAGAGCGCTTGGGAGCAGGCCATGCAGCACTTCCCCATGTCGTTCGCCGGACATGTCATCACCCTCGAGCGCCTGGAGAACGGGGAAAACCGCTTCGGGTGGGAATACACCTGCTTCGCCCAGCTCTCGGCCACCGGCTCCCCCCTCGAGCACTGGCACGAGGGTGGGATCCGCAACGCCTTCCGCTCCATCGGCAACGTCTGCTGCATCGACCCTCTTTGCCTCAACGACCTCGAATTCTCCGCCGTGCATCTTGTCATCCGCTTGGAGCACGAGGACGACGTCCCCCACGCTCTTCTCGTCCGCAACTTCGACGGTGACCTCTCCACAGAAGTGGGCATCCGTCGCATTCGCTTCTGGTCCGTCGAGGAGGATGGCTCGTTCGTCTCCTCCTTCCACTTTGAGGGGGATGCTGGCTCCCCTCCTCGCTCGCCGCGTGGACCTCACTCCACTGGCATGGACGACATCGACACGCTCAGTCTTCGCGGCTTCGACTCCCTCTCCATCGAGCCACGCCCTGCTGCTCCTGCTCCAATCGACGACTTCCCCGGTGCCCAGCAGAGCGCGGCCATGGCCgcctttcgccaggggcttgggcgCCACATGGCTGGGCTGCTCTCTGAGCCCTTCCCTCCCAAGTGGTGCGCCATCTTCCCTCCGGCAACCCCTTTGTTTCAAGACGAGGGCAGCGACTCCTCCATCTCTGACCCCGCCTCTGCTGACGGCCACGCCCTGATGCTTCCCTCCCCGGTGATGCTGCCCTCCGAGCTGGCAAACGACGACCACGAGCACGCCGCCCTCAAGCGTCGTGGCCGGCGCAAGCGCGCGGTTGACACGGACCACACCGGTCGTCGTAGCTCCCGCCTCGCCCGAAAGGAGCCGTCCCTGTACGTCAAGATGTTGGACCGGGCCAAGGCGGTCAAGGCGGCGCGCTTCGACTACTCCAAGGGCTCCCCCCCGCCTCCGCGCTGCTATGCGGGCTGCCGGCATTGGCGTCAACGATGGCGTGCCCGACTCCCTCTCCCTTCGTCAGCTTCAGGCCCTGGGGGAGCCATGTGGTGTTGA